One window of Synechococcus elongatus PCC 11801 genomic DNA carries:
- a CDS encoding macro domain-containing protein gives MNKIKNQWLLIVTEFFTKEHWLHTVFSRKTIDYFFSLLGKFWLAFNITSAVWPSIKSYTYNYYLIVGFIIVTFLYASRPHLSIVSNVKNCDMKIEIHIGDIFDFSGAYVIPTNTTFDVDISTGIISSQSLQGQFASRLYNNNFQDLDNDLECALNGINYKELSDNRIGKKKKYPIGTIAQIRKSDKVFYMVAIANLNSYGAIENAGFADIQDSLLELWNKVGSAGNIDPLVIPLIGSLRCRLKEPRIEFVKEIVNSYSKACVNKKLCEKLIIVISTEDYKKHEIDTNQLEEYLNCKCKFPEFSAI, from the coding sequence ATGAATAAAATAAAGAATCAATGGTTGTTAATAGTTACTGAGTTCTTTACAAAAGAGCACTGGTTACATACTGTTTTTAGCAGAAAAACTATAGATTATTTCTTCTCTTTATTAGGAAAGTTTTGGTTGGCTTTCAATATAACATCAGCTGTTTGGCCATCAATAAAGTCATATACCTATAATTATTACCTAATAGTAGGATTTATTATTGTCACTTTCTTATACGCAAGTCGTCCACATTTATCTATAGTCAGCAATGTAAAAAACTGTGACATGAAAATTGAAATTCATATCGGAGATATTTTTGACTTTTCAGGTGCATATGTAATACCTACAAATACTACATTTGATGTAGATATTTCAACAGGTATTATTTCTTCTCAAAGCCTTCAAGGTCAGTTTGCCTCAAGGTTATATAACAATAATTTTCAAGACCTAGATAATGATTTAGAATGTGCACTAAACGGCATAAATTATAAAGAATTAAGTGATAATCGGATAGGCAAGAAAAAGAAATATCCAATTGGAACTATTGCACAAATTAGGAAATCAGACAAAGTATTTTATATGGTCGCTATTGCAAATTTAAATTCATATGGAGCAATAGAAAATGCAGGCTTTGCTGATATTCAAGATAGTCTTTTAGAGCTCTGGAATAAAGTGGGATCTGCCGGTAATATAGATCCGCTGGTAATTCCATTAATAGGATCATTGAGATGTCGATTAAAGGAACCTCGTATTGAATTTGTAAAAGAAATTGTAAACTCTTACTCTAAAGCTTGTGTGAATAAAAAGCTCTGCGAAAAACTAATTATCGTTATTTCTACAGAGGACTATAAAAAGCATGAAATTGATACCAATCAATTAGAAGAATACTTAAACTGCAAATGTAAATTCCCAGAATTTTCTGCAATCTGA
- a CDS encoding TIR domain-containing protein produces MYRNKTYVSFDADTDMHYYRLMQAWKENDNIDFNFYNAHDINYNPNLTSELSIKKQLRKRFENTKIFVLLVGENTRNLYKFVRWEIEEAISRNIPIIVVNLNGKRSLDEVLCPPIVRDALAVHISFDAAIIKHALENWENQHYELKKTNDSGNYFYSKSIYNVLKL; encoded by the coding sequence GTGTATCGAAATAAGACTTATGTCAGCTTTGACGCCGATACAGATATGCACTACTACCGATTAATGCAAGCATGGAAAGAGAATGACAACATTGATTTTAATTTTTATAACGCTCATGATATCAACTATAATCCAAATTTAACCTCTGAATTGTCTATTAAAAAACAACTAAGAAAACGCTTTGAAAATACAAAAATTTTTGTTCTTTTGGTAGGGGAAAACACAAGAAATCTTTATAAGTTTGTTCGTTGGGAGATAGAAGAAGCTATTAGCAGAAATATTCCAATTATTGTTGTTAACTTAAATGGAAAAAGGAGTCTTGATGAAGTACTGTGTCCACCTATAGTTCGAGATGCACTAGCAGTACATATTAGCTTTGATGCCGCTATCATTAAACATGCTTTGGAAAACTGGGAAAACCAACACTACGAGCTGAAAAAAACTAATGATTCTGGGAATTACTTTTATTCAAAGTCTATCTACAATGTGTTAAAACTATGA
- a CDS encoding AAA family ATPase — MVSREFVVLDTEGTPTLREVAVFNHRGQLLYEARTPQEGDYYAADLARSLPEILRQLSSLMAGKIIVAHHADHDRQILLNSYAEVGLAAPEMQFECTYNLARSLHFGLESYNLGYLCDVLEVSPEPFSRDQAHQAAYDARYTYYLYRTLKRSQLAKTLAAGPSPFSSSRVDTPFQHFADDQAVYKDEYQRLKSVLRSISLDPNRQSKGAVIIGEPGTGKTHLMMRLAQDVLKQNRLLFIRQPTQESTILFHTYSRILESLVEPVGDDQHNQLDLLLIRSIRSIFAEIPEEKQTVGDREILEALDAEDLSSLGREDTGARRQRWERIESRLLTWWADRYSVSGYSRQILQGILRFCRYTDPSRRESCRRWLSSGELVPVDKELEGLSAWDSELLREEFSLQAIKILGELSCLDQPLIIVFDQLEGLWLEDNRPILLRFGEVVKELFTHVPNSLFILTLFPDRWQKFQQDFDGSIVGRVAQHTVYLQRPTADQLEEILNLRLQPLNVGALDLFTAEDLTEITQQRSIRTSLNCANEFYAYRVQGVPLPTSSPLLPTGGNLDTSAMANRLIRLEQQVQHLQTLIQKLLTSPVEGSSAVSQEVRVEVIEAIAQPVSVVSNSPYAPEFHHYCSYQRQTLQERWSGSRIINDSDDLGKLRQICQAFKQIKTLEISTLRLGRRVVPDNLVIRDQYGERCLAFLHLSNGNSILARLTNLNQMVLSHPKTTFILMRDRTVGNIRSPKASQTLEAFCNGTGDGRKRTHYQVLSLEQRVDLELVHQLVSDINNRDLEIPMPDALNLLVQQEPQNWIVKLVV; from the coding sequence ATGGTGAGTCGAGAGTTCGTTGTCCTAGACACTGAAGGCACCCCAACACTGCGCGAGGTGGCCGTCTTCAACCATCGAGGGCAACTGCTCTACGAAGCACGAACTCCCCAAGAAGGCGATTATTACGCTGCGGACTTGGCGCGATCGCTGCCCGAAATTCTGCGTCAGCTCAGCTCCTTGATGGCGGGCAAAATAATCGTGGCGCACCATGCCGACCACGATCGCCAGATTCTGCTCAACAGCTATGCAGAAGTGGGTTTGGCGGCTCCAGAGATGCAATTTGAATGCACTTATAATCTCGCCCGCAGCTTGCATTTTGGGCTGGAGTCTTACAACTTGGGCTATCTCTGCGATGTCCTAGAAGTCAGCCCTGAGCCCTTCTCCCGCGACCAAGCGCACCAAGCAGCTTATGACGCTCGCTATACCTACTATCTCTACCGAACCTTAAAGCGATCGCAACTGGCCAAGACTCTCGCAGCGGGTCCGAGTCCTTTCAGCAGCTCTCGCGTGGATACGCCGTTTCAGCACTTTGCAGATGACCAAGCGGTCTACAAGGATGAGTATCAGCGCCTCAAATCTGTTCTGCGCTCAATTAGCCTCGACCCCAATCGCCAATCCAAGGGCGCAGTAATCATCGGGGAGCCAGGCACAGGCAAGACTCACTTGATGATGCGCCTCGCTCAGGATGTCTTGAAGCAAAACCGGCTGCTATTCATCCGCCAGCCAACGCAAGAGTCCACCATTCTCTTTCACACCTACTCCCGCATTCTGGAGTCATTAGTTGAACCCGTTGGAGATGATCAGCACAACCAGCTAGACCTACTCCTGATTCGCTCAATCCGCAGTATCTTTGCCGAAATCCCCGAAGAGAAACAGACCGTAGGCGATCGCGAAATCCTCGAAGCCCTCGATGCAGAAGACCTGAGTAGTTTGGGGCGTGAGGATACGGGGGCTCGTCGTCAGCGCTGGGAGAGGATCGAAAGCCGCCTGCTGACATGGTGGGCTGATCGCTACTCTGTGTCGGGTTACAGCCGTCAGATTTTGCAAGGGATTCTTCGCTTCTGCCGTTACACCGATCCATCGCGGCGCGAGTCCTGTCGCCGTTGGCTCTCTTCAGGTGAGCTGGTTCCGGTGGACAAGGAGCTGGAGGGATTGAGTGCTTGGGACAGTGAGTTGCTGCGCGAGGAGTTCTCGCTGCAAGCGATCAAGATTCTGGGTGAGCTGTCCTGTCTCGATCAACCGTTGATTATTGTCTTTGACCAGCTAGAAGGGCTGTGGCTCGAAGACAATCGCCCCATTCTGCTGCGCTTTGGGGAAGTGGTCAAAGAACTCTTCACCCACGTTCCCAATAGCCTATTTATCCTCACGCTCTTTCCCGATCGCTGGCAAAAGTTCCAACAGGACTTTGATGGCAGCATTGTCGGTCGCGTGGCTCAGCATACGGTCTACCTACAGCGCCCGACGGCGGATCAACTAGAGGAGATTCTGAATCTGCGTCTCCAGCCCCTCAATGTTGGAGCCCTTGATCTATTCACAGCAGAAGACTTAACGGAGATCACCCAGCAGCGATCGATTCGTACCAGTCTCAATTGCGCCAATGAGTTCTATGCCTATCGGGTGCAGGGAGTTCCGCTCCCAACCAGTTCCCCTCTGCTTCCGACTGGAGGGAATCTCGATACTTCTGCCATGGCGAACCGCTTGATTCGCTTAGAGCAACAGGTACAGCACCTCCAAACACTTATTCAAAAGCTGTTGACTAGTCCTGTAGAGGGAAGTTCTGCCGTCAGCCAAGAGGTGCGTGTTGAGGTGATAGAGGCGATCGCGCAGCCTGTCTCTGTTGTGAGTAACAGCCCCTACGCCCCCGAGTTCCATCACTATTGCAGCTATCAGCGACAGACTCTTCAAGAACGCTGGTCAGGGTCGCGCATTATCAATGACTCAGATGACCTCGGGAAACTTCGCCAAATCTGTCAGGCGTTCAAGCAAATCAAGACCTTGGAGATATCTACACTCAGATTGGGTCGGCGTGTGGTTCCTGACAACCTTGTCATCAGAGATCAGTATGGAGAGCGCTGTCTGGCCTTCCTGCATCTCAGCAATGGCAACTCTATCTTGGCAAGGCTGACAAACCTGAACCAGATGGTGCTCTCGCATCCCAAGACAACCTTTATTCTGATGCGCGATCGCACAGTGGGGAATATTCGATCGCCCAAGGCTAGCCAAACCCTAGAAGCTTTCTGCAACGGTACGGGCGATGGACGGAAGCGTACCCACTACCAAGTGTTGAGCCTAGAGCAGCGAGTCGATCTGGAGTTGGTTCACCAGCTTGTTAGCGACATCAACAACCGTGACCTTGAAATTCCTATGCCCGATGCACTCAATCTCTTAGTGCAGCAAGAGCCTCAGAACTGGATCGTGAAACTGGTGGTGTGA